One window of Pseudomonas sp. ML2-2023-3 genomic DNA carries:
- a CDS encoding sodium:proton antiporter, which translates to MMTALFWLLALALFALATRVGRHFGVIPIVSQLLLASIVLPLLMLFWIEPHWQLDGAQLVAPVWLKSLYSLSFALLLGTILSDVIDLRLDRQSVKIALPSFAVPFACGLACAVWLLPEQPWLSSLAVGLVFAITAIPVLYLYLRHIDYPPAATRRLVQSAILIDLTCWTLFGLAQGSLDLSSLLLPLAGALLPLLLRALRIRQPLCYSLSFFALLVVAEHYRLNALIFGVGYLICMAWLKVKLVMPLNAVWLERLQTTLAIPLILTFGIVQINVHSALSDISLLQLTALLLLPMVSKLLGNWLGVSWATPTFAGASKWRESLLLNIRGLSEIVFLNLLLQQQLISPALYFALMLMSLIATLLPALAGMSKPPLKSAVVPGKERLCQE; encoded by the coding sequence ATGATGACAGCCCTGTTCTGGCTGCTGGCCCTGGCCCTGTTTGCCTTGGCCACCCGCGTGGGCCGTCATTTCGGCGTGATTCCGATTGTCAGCCAGTTATTGCTGGCATCCATCGTCCTGCCGCTGTTGATGCTGTTCTGGATCGAACCGCACTGGCAGCTTGACGGCGCCCAACTGGTCGCGCCGGTCTGGCTCAAAAGCCTGTACAGCCTGAGTTTTGCCCTGTTGCTGGGCACCATTTTGAGCGACGTGATTGATCTGCGCCTTGATCGCCAGAGTGTAAAGATCGCCCTGCCCAGCTTTGCCGTGCCCTTCGCCTGCGGGCTGGCCTGCGCCGTCTGGCTGCTGCCTGAACAACCCTGGTTGAGTTCACTGGCGGTGGGCCTGGTGTTTGCCATCACCGCGATCCCGGTGTTGTACCTGTACTTGCGCCACATCGATTACCCGCCCGCCGCCACTCGGCGCCTGGTGCAAAGCGCGATCCTTATCGACCTCACATGCTGGACCCTGTTTGGCCTGGCCCAGGGCAGCCTGGACCTGAGCAGTTTGCTGCTGCCCCTGGCCGGTGCCCTGCTGCCGCTGCTGTTGCGCGCCCTGCGTATCCGTCAGCCGTTGTGTTACAGCCTGAGCTTTTTTGCCTTGCTGGTGGTGGCCGAACATTACCGACTCAATGCCCTTATTTTCGGCGTCGGCTATTTGATCTGCATGGCGTGGCTCAAGGTGAAGCTGGTCATGCCGTTAAACGCTGTATGGCTGGAACGCTTGCAGACCACGTTGGCGATCCCGCTGATCCTCACGTTCGGCATTGTGCAAATCAATGTTCACAGCGCCCTGAGCGACATCAGCCTGCTGCAACTGACCGCACTATTGCTGCTGCCGATGGTCAGTAAGCTGCTGGGTAACTGGCTCGGGGTGAGCTGGGCCACGCCGACGTTTGCCGGGGCCAGCAAATGGCGTGAAAGCCTGTTACTGAACATTCGCGGATTGAGCGAAATCGTCTTCCTCAACCTGCTGCTGCAACAACAACTCATCAGCCCCGCGCTGTACTTTGCGCTGATGTTGATGAGCCTGATCGCTACGCTGTTACCGGCGTTGGCGGGCATGAGTAAACCCCCTTTGAAGTCTGCCGTAGTACCCGGCAAGGAGCGCCTGTGTCAGGAATAG
- a CDS encoding NAD(P)/FAD-dependent oxidoreductase, with product MERRQVVVIGAGPSGAIASALLKHKGHDVLIIERQHFPRFSIGESLLSHCIDFIEEAGMLEAVQAAGFQLKNGAAFAWGEQYSAFDFGDTFSNGKPTTFQVQRADFDKLLADQAALQGVEIRYGQTVIATDVERDRPLLDIEREDGSRYQLETDFILDASGYGRVLPRLLDLEAPSNFPVRQAVFTHVEDRIDCDGFDRNKILVTTHPTQRDIWFWSIPFSNGRCSVGVVAAAEHFAGRSENLDECLRSFIDETPSLQRVLANAVWDTAARTIGGYSANVKTLHGPGFALLGNAAEFLDPVFSSGVTIAMRSASMAAGVLHRQLQGEAVDWQAEFAEPLKRGVDTFRCYVEGWYAGTFQDVIFHPDSSPQIRRMISSILAGYAWDENNPFVSEPKRRLRMLSDICATESP from the coding sequence ATGGAACGTCGTCAGGTTGTCGTGATTGGCGCAGGGCCGTCCGGCGCCATCGCTTCGGCCTTGCTCAAACACAAGGGCCACGATGTGTTGATCATCGAGCGCCAACACTTCCCGCGCTTTTCCATTGGTGAAAGTCTGCTGTCGCACTGCATCGACTTCATCGAAGAAGCGGGCATGCTGGAAGCGGTACAAGCGGCCGGTTTCCAGCTCAAAAACGGCGCCGCCTTCGCCTGGGGCGAGCAATACAGCGCCTTCGATTTTGGTGACACGTTCAGCAACGGCAAACCCACCACCTTTCAGGTGCAACGCGCCGATTTCGACAAGCTGCTGGCCGATCAGGCCGCCTTGCAAGGTGTTGAAATCCGCTACGGCCAGACCGTGATCGCCACCGATGTTGAACGGGACAGACCGTTGCTGGACATTGAACGCGAAGACGGCAGCCGCTATCAGCTCGAAACCGACTTTATCCTCGACGCCAGCGGCTATGGCCGCGTGCTCCCGCGCTTGCTCGATCTTGAAGCGCCGTCGAATTTCCCGGTGCGCCAGGCCGTATTTACCCACGTTGAAGACCGCATTGATTGCGACGGTTTTGATCGCAACAAAATCCTCGTGACCACCCATCCGACCCAGCGCGATATCTGGTTCTGGAGCATTCCGTTCAGCAATGGCCGCTGCTCGGTGGGCGTGGTCGCGGCAGCTGAACATTTTGCCGGGCGCAGCGAAAACCTCGACGAGTGCCTGCGCAGCTTCATCGACGAGACCCCTAGCCTGCAACGCGTGCTGGCCAATGCTGTGTGGGACACTGCGGCGCGTACCATCGGCGGCTACTCGGCCAACGTCAAAACCCTGCACGGCCCTGGCTTTGCGCTACTGGGCAATGCCGCCGAGTTCCTCGATCCGGTGTTCTCTTCGGGCGTGACCATTGCCATGCGCTCGGCCAGCATGGCCGCTGGCGTACTGCACCGTCAGTTGCAAGGCGAGGCCGTGGACTGGCAAGCCGAGTTTGCCGAACCGCTCAAGCGCGGGGTCGACACCTTCCGCTGCTACGTCGAAGGCTGGTACGCCGGCACCTTCCAGGACGTGATCTTCCACCCTGACAGCTCGCCACAGATCCGCCGTATGATCAGTTCGATCCTGGCGGGCTATGCCTGGGATGAAAACAACCCGTTTGTCAGCGAACCCAAGCGCCGTTTGCGCATGCTGTCGGACATTTGCGCTACGGAGTCGCCATGA
- a CDS encoding class I SAM-dependent methyltransferase, translating into MKPLSDTYVEETRLGFWFLRSHTWQHHVLRVAINDLRSLFSEELPSAPVILDAGCGQGKSFQYLHKTFTPTRLVGLDADPLSLQLSAEEARRQGIDIELIGSDCAELDVPDASVDILFCHQTFHHLVQQDRALAEFYRVLKPGGYLLFAESTEAYIDTWVIRWLFRHPMHVQKSAEQYLDMIRDQGFEFGPQNVSYPYLWWSRSKDFGLLERLGVLKPKPVGQREETLVNVVARKPQSPVGADLLATGSLR; encoded by the coding sequence ATGAAACCTCTGAGCGATACCTACGTTGAAGAAACCCGTCTGGGCTTCTGGTTTTTGCGCAGCCACACCTGGCAGCACCATGTGCTGCGGGTGGCCATCAATGACCTGCGCAGCCTGTTCAGTGAAGAGCTGCCAAGCGCGCCGGTGATTCTCGATGCCGGCTGCGGCCAGGGAAAATCGTTCCAGTATCTGCATAAAACCTTCACCCCCACGCGTCTGGTTGGCCTGGATGCCGATCCGCTGAGCCTGCAATTGAGCGCAGAAGAAGCCCGGCGTCAGGGTATCGACATCGAACTGATCGGCAGCGACTGCGCCGAACTTGACGTGCCGGATGCCAGTGTCGACATCCTGTTCTGCCACCAGACCTTCCACCATCTGGTGCAGCAGGACCGGGCACTGGCCGAGTTTTACCGGGTGCTCAAACCGGGGGGGTACTTGCTGTTTGCCGAGTCCACCGAAGCCTACATCGACACCTGGGTGATCCGCTGGTTGTTCCGCCACCCCATGCATGTGCAGAAAAGCGCGGAGCAATACCTGGACATGATCCGTGATCAGGGTTTTGAATTCGGTCCGCAAAACGTCTCATACCCCTACCTGTGGTGGAGCCGCTCCAAGGATTTCGGCCTGCTGGAGCGCTTGGGCGTGCTCAAGCCAAAACCGGTAGGGCAACGGGAGGAAACCCTGGTCAACGTGGTGGCGCGCAAGCCCCAATCCCCTGTGGGAGCGGATTTACTCGCGACAGGATCGCTGCGGTGA
- a CDS encoding DUF3261 domain-containing protein — protein MFVWLLMCMLLSSCTSLPLPRHTPTLALPMQLHIQREHADERQDWLLVIQQENAGLRWSLMDPLGIPLARQLLQDGTWHADGLLPPNPEARELFAALLFALTPAAELSVNYPQATAEPDRRFMEQRWQVQYLQPRVFRIDMKGDLHYRISPLEAAP, from the coding sequence ATGTTTGTGTGGTTGTTGATGTGCATGCTGCTCAGTAGCTGCACCAGCTTGCCGCTGCCCAGGCACACCCCAACCCTGGCCTTGCCCATGCAGTTGCATATCCAGCGTGAACACGCCGATGAGCGTCAGGACTGGTTACTGGTGATTCAGCAGGAAAATGCCGGGCTGCGCTGGTCGTTGATGGACCCGCTGGGCATTCCTCTGGCACGTCAATTGTTGCAGGACGGCACCTGGCACGCCGATGGTCTGTTGCCGCCCAATCCCGAAGCCCGCGAGCTGTTCGCGGCGTTATTGTTTGCACTGACACCTGCGGCTGAATTGTCGGTTAATTATCCACAGGCAACCGCTGAACCTGATCGGCGCTTCATGGAACAGCGCTGGCAAGTGCAGTACCTGCAACCCCGGGTCTTTCGTATCGATATGAAGGGCGATCTGCACTACCGGATCAGCCCGCTGGAGGCCGCCCCATGA
- a CDS encoding beta-ketoacyl-[acyl-carrier-protein] synthase family protein, with the protein MTAYLNALGVVCSLGRGTDEVARKLFAGDCSGMQRQSGWVPERSITLGAVSGELPAIAAELSPQCSRNNQLLLDAALQIKDDIEQAIQTFGRERIAVVLGTSTSGIDEASRGIAHYLQHQQFPGDYDYQQQELSAPATFLADWLNINGPTYVISTACTSSARALMSAQRLLDMNLCDVVLCGGVDTLCKLTLNGFSSLEAVSDERCNPFSVNRHGINIGEAAVLFVMSKQPAGTHSIALLGAGASSDAHHISAPEPSGRGAAQAMHKALGRAGLQPAHIGYLNLHGTATLHNDAMESHAVTQVFPQGVPCSSTKPMTGHTLGAAGALEAAFCWLSLTHGDALPPHVWDGQPDPVLPALNWVTPGQTLAPAPQRCLMSNSFAFGGNNVSLIIGDAP; encoded by the coding sequence ATGACTGCTTACCTCAATGCCCTGGGCGTGGTCTGTTCGCTGGGTCGCGGCACCGATGAAGTCGCGCGCAAGCTGTTTGCCGGTGACTGCTCCGGCATGCAGCGTCAAAGCGGCTGGGTGCCCGAGCGCTCAATCACCCTCGGCGCGGTCAGTGGCGAGCTGCCTGCAATTGCGGCTGAACTCAGCCCGCAATGCAGTCGCAACAATCAGTTGCTGCTCGACGCTGCGTTGCAGATCAAAGACGACATCGAACAGGCGATCCAGACGTTCGGCCGCGAGCGCATTGCCGTTGTGCTGGGCACCAGCACCTCGGGCATCGATGAAGCCAGCCGTGGCATTGCCCACTACTTGCAACATCAACAGTTCCCCGGCGATTACGACTATCAGCAGCAAGAGCTGAGCGCACCGGCCACGTTTCTGGCCGACTGGCTGAACATCAACGGGCCGACCTATGTGATTTCTACCGCCTGCACCTCCAGCGCCCGCGCCCTGATGAGTGCCCAGCGACTGCTGGACATGAACCTGTGCGACGTGGTGCTGTGCGGCGGTGTCGACACGCTGTGCAAACTCACGCTCAACGGCTTTTCATCGCTGGAAGCCGTGTCGGATGAACGCTGCAACCCCTTTTCGGTGAACCGCCACGGCATCAATATCGGGGAGGCGGCGGTGCTGTTTGTGATGAGCAAGCAACCCGCGGGCACTCACTCCATCGCCCTGCTCGGCGCGGGCGCCAGCAGTGATGCGCATCATATTTCCGCCCCTGAACCCTCCGGGCGCGGCGCAGCTCAAGCCATGCACAAGGCCCTGGGTCGTGCGGGTCTGCAGCCCGCGCACATCGGCTATCTGAACCTGCATGGCACCGCCACCCTGCACAACGACGCGATGGAAAGCCACGCCGTGACACAGGTCTTCCCCCAAGGCGTGCCGTGCTCTTCGACCAAACCCATGACCGGCCACACCCTGGGTGCGGCAGGGGCACTGGAGGCCGCCTTTTGCTGGCTGAGCCTGACCCACGGCGATGCCCTGCCCCCGCACGTCTGGGACGGTCAACCCGACCCGGTGCTGCCTGCGCTGAACTGGGTAACGCCCGGCCAGACCCTGGCACCGGCGCCACAACGCTGCCTGATGAGCAACTCGTTTGCCTTCGGCGGCAATAACGTCAGCCTTATTATCGGAGACGCCCCATGA
- a CDS encoding hotdog family protein produces the protein MIDWPLAELLPHAGDMILIDQVLAFDEEQIQTCLTVNAGGLFNREDGSLPAWVGVELMAQSVAAYAGCHARLQGRPVALGFLLGTRKFECNVEHFPLGAQLHIHALRSLEDDNGMGVFECHLTGPGIRASARLNVFRPPQAENYLAQASQETRHD, from the coding sequence ATGATTGATTGGCCGCTCGCCGAACTGCTGCCCCACGCTGGCGACATGATCCTCATCGATCAGGTGCTGGCGTTTGATGAAGAGCAGATTCAAACCTGTCTCACCGTGAACGCAGGCGGTTTGTTCAACCGCGAAGACGGCAGCCTGCCCGCGTGGGTGGGCGTTGAGCTGATGGCGCAAAGCGTCGCTGCCTACGCCGGTTGCCACGCCCGCCTGCAAGGCCGTCCCGTGGCGCTGGGCTTTTTGCTCGGCACCCGCAAATTTGAATGCAACGTCGAACACTTTCCCCTCGGTGCCCAACTGCACATCCACGCGCTGCGCTCGCTGGAAGACGACAACGGCATGGGCGTGTTCGAGTGTCACCTCACCGGCCCCGGCATCCGTGCCAGCGCCCGCCTGAACGTATTCCGTCCGCCCCAGGCTGAAAACTACCTTGCTCAAGCATCCCAGGAGACCCGCCATGACTGA
- the fabG gene encoding 3-oxoacyl-ACP reductase FabG yields the protein MTDSILVTGSSRGIGRAIALRLAQAGFDLVLHCRSGRSEADAVMAEVQALGRSARVLQFDVSDRAQCKAMLEADVETHGAYYGVVLNAGLTRDGAFPALSEDDWDVVMRTNLDGFYNVLHPVMMPMIRRRAAGRIVCITSVSGLIGNRGQVNYSASKAGLIGAAKALAIELGKRKITVNCVAPGLINTAMLDENVPVEDLMKMIPAQRMGTPEEVAGAVNFLMSAEAGYITRQVLAVNGGLC from the coding sequence ATGACTGACTCCATTTTGGTCACAGGCTCCAGCCGTGGCATCGGCCGCGCCATTGCCCTGCGTCTGGCCCAAGCCGGTTTTGACCTGGTGCTGCATTGCCGCAGTGGCCGCAGTGAAGCCGACGCCGTCATGGCTGAAGTCCAGGCATTGGGCCGCAGCGCACGGGTGCTGCAATTCGACGTGTCGGATCGCGCCCAATGCAAAGCCATGCTCGAAGCCGATGTTGAAACCCACGGTGCCTATTACGGCGTCGTGCTCAACGCCGGGCTGACCCGCGACGGGGCGTTCCCGGCCCTGAGCGAAGACGATTGGGACGTCGTGATGCGCACCAACCTCGACGGTTTCTACAACGTGCTGCACCCGGTCATGATGCCCATGATCCGTCGCCGTGCTGCCGGACGCATCGTCTGCATCACTTCGGTATCGGGCCTGATCGGCAATCGCGGCCAGGTCAACTACAGCGCCTCCAAGGCGGGTTTGATCGGCGCCGCCAAGGCCCTGGCCATCGAACTGGGCAAACGCAAAATCACCGTCAACTGCGTTGCGCCGGGGTTGATCAACACCGCCATGCTCGACGAAAACGTACCGGTAGAAGACCTGATGAAAATGATCCCCGCCCAACGCATGGGCACCCCGGAAGAAGTCGCCGGGGCGGTTAACTTTTTGATGTCGGCCGAAGCGGGTTACATCACCCGTCAGGTGCTGGCCGTCAATGGAGGCCTGTGCTGA